One segment of Halomonas sp. TD01 DNA contains the following:
- a CDS encoding class I SAM-dependent methyltransferase translates to MNCRHCATPLSHTFLDLGFAPPSNAYLTAAELAKPEKHYPLRVKVCDQCWLVQTEDYAQANELFSPDYAYFSSTSSGWLAHAKHYVEQVSSELSLNSDSLVIEVASNDGYLLKNFVAMGIPCLGIEPTDSTATAAEAKGVPVLREFFGEALGKQLAREGKKADLIIGNNVYAHVPNINDFTRGLKAVLKPSGTITLEFPHLMRLLEHFQFDTIYHEHYSYLSLSAVSRIFQSVGLRIWQVEELNTHGGSLRIFCCHDEDDRENYESVAAMLHVEYSRGLQRLGTYLDFQSRANKIKDDLLYFLIKQKRAGKKIAAYGAAAKGNTLLNYAGIKPDLLPFVCDAAPAKQGKFMPGSHIPIFSPDQLVGSQLDYLLVLPWNILEEVQQQNSEIQERGTAFVIAVPELRIFE, encoded by the coding sequence TTGAACTGTCGGCATTGTGCAACACCGTTAAGTCATACGTTTCTTGACTTAGGTTTTGCCCCCCCTTCTAACGCGTATCTTACGGCTGCTGAACTCGCTAAACCGGAAAAGCATTACCCGCTAAGAGTTAAAGTCTGCGATCAATGTTGGTTAGTGCAGACGGAGGATTATGCTCAGGCAAATGAACTCTTCAGCCCTGACTATGCTTACTTTTCGAGCACGTCTAGTGGCTGGTTGGCCCACGCTAAACATTATGTTGAACAGGTATCTAGTGAGCTGAGTCTTAATTCAGATAGCCTAGTTATTGAAGTGGCATCTAATGATGGGTATTTGCTTAAAAACTTTGTTGCCATGGGGATCCCATGCCTTGGTATTGAGCCAACCGACAGCACCGCGACGGCCGCGGAAGCGAAAGGGGTTCCTGTTCTACGTGAGTTCTTTGGCGAAGCGTTGGGTAAGCAACTAGCCCGCGAGGGTAAAAAAGCAGATCTAATTATCGGTAATAATGTTTACGCCCATGTGCCTAATATTAACGACTTTACCCGCGGGCTTAAGGCGGTACTTAAGCCAAGTGGCACGATTACTCTAGAATTTCCCCACCTGATGCGTTTGCTTGAGCACTTCCAGTTCGACACTATCTATCATGAGCACTACTCTTATTTATCGCTCTCCGCGGTAAGTCGTATCTTCCAGTCTGTAGGCCTGCGCATTTGGCAAGTGGAAGAGCTGAATACACATGGAGGAAGTTTGCGTATATTTTGCTGTCATGATGAGGATGATAGGGAAAATTATGAATCAGTTGCGGCAATGCTGCATGTGGAGTATAGCCGCGGCCTGCAACGATTGGGAACCTATCTCGACTTTCAGTCCCGCGCAAATAAAATAAAGGATGATCTGCTATATTTTCTTATTAAGCAAAAGCGTGCAGGAAAAAAAATTGCTGCCTATGGAGCTGCTGCTAAAGGCAATACCTTGCTTAACTACGCTGGAATAAAGCCAGATTTACTTCCATTTGTATGTGATGCAGCGCCTGCCAAACAGGGAAAATTTATGCCAGGAAGCCACATACCCATCTTTTCACCAGATCAGCTTGTGGGTAGCCAGCTAGACTATTTACTGGTCTTGCCCTGGAATATTTTAGAGGAAGTGCAGCAGCAAAATAGTGAGATCCAAGAAAGAGGAACGGCATTTGTTATTGCTGTTCCAGAACTTCGTATTTTTGAGTGA